A portion of the Bacteroidales bacterium genome contains these proteins:
- a CDS encoding amino acid permease: protein MKAPTLTSLNKETKGFGTAPVFFTAISTILGAILFLRFGFAVGTLGFMGTLLIVILGHAVTIPTALAISEIATNFKVEGGGEYFIMSRSFGLNIGATIGIALFLSQAVSVAFYVIAFTEAFDPLFKIYADRFGVELPRQVVSIPAMGLLALLMLTKGANMGVKALYVVVGILFFSLVMFFIGTTTFAETFDSSDILGDFRNSNDFFFVFAVIFPAFTGMTAGVGLSGDLEKPRRSIPIGTTAATFSGLLVYIFILYKLAVSASPDDLVNDQLIMAKIAYFGAWIVPLGLAASTISSALGSIMVAPRTLQALSLDQAFPSKKVNYFFAKGVPGTHEPRNASMMVIVIAFIFIALGDVNAVAKIISMFFMVTYGSLNLISFLNHFGADPSYRPSFKSRWYFSLIGFILSVWLMFKMNTPYALGSIIIMVLIYLYMNHYHKDRKGLETLFKGALFQLNRNLQVFLQKSKKSLSDDSWRPSAICVSKDSLRREEAFELLAWISHNHGFGTYIHLIEGYFSKATNEKSKEILEELIRKSEKRKSNVYIDTIISPSYTSAIAQIIQLPGISGMENNMVIFEFFKDNPDNLTQIIDNFNLVRAGNYDVCILGSSSRRMIYENGIHVWISSTDAENANLMILLSYIIIEHPDWRKSEIKIFSLAKESEKQQVEANLIQLIDSGRLPISPSNIQIIQRNENENRKKLIAKKSFNAGLTIIGFHAEQINHDGEELFKGYDDLFNVLFVCANDNKTIK from the coding sequence ATGAAAGCACCAACATTAACAAGTTTGAATAAGGAAACAAAAGGCTTTGGGACTGCACCGGTTTTTTTTACGGCCATTTCTACTATCCTTGGCGCCATCCTTTTCCTGCGTTTCGGTTTTGCCGTGGGAACACTTGGTTTTATGGGGACATTACTTATTGTAATTCTCGGCCATGCAGTTACCATTCCTACAGCACTAGCCATTTCAGAGATTGCCACCAATTTTAAGGTTGAAGGTGGAGGTGAATATTTTATCATGTCCCGCTCGTTTGGGTTGAATATTGGCGCCACCATAGGGATTGCCCTGTTTTTATCCCAGGCAGTGAGTGTAGCATTTTATGTCATTGCTTTTACGGAGGCTTTTGATCCATTGTTCAAGATTTACGCTGATCGTTTTGGTGTTGAGCTTCCACGGCAGGTGGTGAGTATCCCGGCAATGGGTTTACTTGCCTTGCTGATGCTGACCAAAGGGGCAAATATGGGTGTAAAAGCACTTTACGTAGTGGTGGGTATCTTGTTTTTTTCGTTGGTAATGTTTTTCATTGGAACGACAACCTTTGCTGAAACATTCGATTCATCAGATATCCTTGGGGATTTTAGAAATAGCAATGATTTTTTCTTTGTTTTTGCAGTTATTTTTCCGGCCTTCACAGGTATGACTGCAGGGGTTGGCCTGTCGGGTGATCTTGAAAAACCCCGACGTTCGATACCCATTGGCACTACAGCTGCAACATTCAGCGGCCTGTTGGTTTACATCTTTATTCTTTACAAGTTAGCTGTTTCAGCAAGCCCCGATGATCTTGTCAATGATCAACTCATTATGGCAAAAATTGCCTATTTCGGCGCCTGGATTGTTCCCCTTGGGCTTGCGGCCTCCACTATATCTTCAGCGCTTGGCTCAATAATGGTAGCGCCACGGACACTTCAGGCGCTTTCACTCGACCAGGCTTTCCCATCAAAAAAAGTCAATTACTTCTTCGCCAAGGGTGTCCCAGGTACACATGAGCCCCGAAACGCTTCCATGATGGTAATTGTCATTGCATTTATTTTCATTGCTTTGGGTGATGTAAATGCAGTGGCAAAGATCATTTCGATGTTTTTCATGGTTACGTACGGTTCTCTCAATCTTATTTCATTTTTGAACCATTTCGGCGCTGACCCGTCCTACAGGCCTTCGTTTAAGTCGAGATGGTACTTCTCCCTCATTGGATTTATCCTAAGCGTTTGGCTGATGTTTAAAATGAATACCCCGTATGCCCTTGGTTCGATCATTATCATGGTGCTTATCTATTTGTATATGAACCATTATCATAAAGACCGGAAAGGTCTTGAAACCCTATTCAAGGGTGCTCTTTTCCAACTCAACCGTAATCTCCAGGTGTTTTTGCAAAAATCAAAGAAAAGCCTGTCAGATGATTCCTGGAGACCTTCGGCAATTTGTGTGTCAAAGGATTCACTCAGGCGGGAAGAAGCTTTCGAGTTGCTTGCATGGATTTCGCATAATCATGGCTTTGGAACTTACATCCATCTGATTGAAGGATATTTTTCGAAAGCCACAAATGAAAAATCAAAAGAGATACTTGAAGAACTGATCAGGAAATCCGAAAAACGAAAAAGCAATGTATACATCGACACGATCATTTCGCCCAGTTACACATCAGCCATAGCGCAGATCATTCAATTGCCGGGTATTTCAGGTATGGAAAACAACATGGTAATTTTCGAGTTTTTTAAGGATAATCCGGATAATCTCACACAAATCATTGATAATTTCAACCTGGTAAGGGCAGGAAATTATGATGTTTGCATCCTCGGTAGTTCTTCGCGAAGAATGATTTACGAAAATGGCATTCATGTGTGGATCAGCAGTACAGATGCTGAAAATGCCAATCTGATGATTCTTTTAAGTTACATAATCATCGAACATCCTGACTGGCGTAAAAGTGAAATTAAAATATTCTCCCTGGCAAAAGAAAGCGAAAAACAACAGGTTGAAGCTAATCTGATCCAGTTAATTGACTCTGGCCGTTTGCCAATTTCTCCTTCCAACATTCAGATTATTCAACGCAACGAAAATGAGAATAGGAAAAAACTTATCGCTAAAAAATCTTTCAACGCAGGACTTACAATTATTGGTTTCCACGCCGAACAAATCAACCATGATGGCGAAGAACTATTCAAAGGCTACGATGATTTATTTAATGTGCTTTTCGTATGTGCCAATGACAATAAAACGATTAAGTAG
- a CDS encoding DNA polymerase III subunit alpha, with amino-acid sequence MINAHSYYSLRYGTIPVEELVAEAAKKGIETLALTDINNSTGTIDFVKACKQQGTKPVAGIEFRRDDRLIYIGIAMNNEGFRELNEFLSQHNLEQTPLPDRPPDFANVFVIWPFSTPPEHKLRDYEFIGIRPEEVRKMVTSALCADHSKLVVFHPVTFLNQEGFLLHQNLRAIDKNTLITKLSPQDFALPDELLLPVNQVIKPFADFPEIIENTRKLLGSCSIDFEFKTSKNKQIFTGSRYDDKVLLEKLALDGMIYRYGKNDKTALQRVQHELEIIDRLGFSSYFLMAWDIVRYSMARGFYHVGRGSGANSVVAYCLKITDVDPIELDLYFERFINPMRTSPPDFDIDYSWKERDEVIDYIFKRYGRRHTALMGTIPTFKDRSPLRELGKVYGLPKSEIDDLVDFPEKRQNRDSVTSQVLKVAAQMTDFPNIRSIHAGGVLISEKPITCYTALDLPPKGFPTTQWDMYVAEDIGFEKMDILSQRGIGHIKECADIIKSNRGEEVDVHNIPKFKKDAQVKAQLKRAETIGCFYIESPAMRGLLTKLRCDNYLTLVAASSIVRPGVARSGMMREYIHRFHHPNDFEYIHPVMEEQLKETFGVMVYQEDVLKVCHHYGGLNLAESDVLRRAMSGKVRGKKEFQQIVDRFFEKSQQLGRDEAITKEVWRQVESFAGYAFSKAHSASYAVESYQSLYLKAHYPLEFMTAVINNFGGYYKTWVYFNEAKRCGAKIELPCVNRSEYKTTIYGDQIFVGFIHIQNLESKLGLRIVEERRIHGMFADLEDFIQRVHPGLDQLILLIRTGALRFTGISKSRLLWDAHLFFGKSKRDITQSALFLPPKKNFTLPHLEHSVVEDAYDEIELIGFPVSIKYFDLLKTPFRGEVMAREMAANTGKTVRMLGELVTRKFTKTKSGQIMNFGTFIDVQGEFFDTTHFPKTLDQWPFRGHGVYLLLGKIDEEFGFQSMIVEKMAKLPIVPDPRSG; translated from the coding sequence ATTATCAATGCCCATTCATATTACAGCCTGCGCTACGGAACGATTCCGGTGGAAGAACTGGTTGCGGAAGCGGCAAAAAAGGGAATCGAAACACTGGCTTTAACCGACATCAACAACTCGACCGGAACCATCGATTTTGTGAAGGCATGTAAACAGCAAGGTACTAAACCGGTGGCAGGCATCGAGTTCCGGCGGGATGACCGGCTGATTTACATTGGCATTGCCATGAACAATGAGGGTTTCAGGGAACTGAATGAATTTTTGTCGCAGCACAACCTGGAGCAAACTCCCCTACCCGACCGGCCGCCTGATTTTGCAAACGTTTTCGTAATCTGGCCGTTTTCAACCCCTCCGGAGCACAAACTCCGTGATTATGAATTTATCGGGATCAGGCCGGAGGAAGTGAGGAAAATGGTGACTTCAGCGCTCTGTGCCGATCATTCGAAACTGGTTGTTTTTCATCCGGTTACTTTTCTGAATCAAGAAGGCTTCCTGTTGCATCAAAACCTGCGGGCCATTGATAAAAACACGCTGATCACCAAACTGTCACCACAGGACTTTGCCCTTCCGGACGAATTACTCCTCCCCGTTAATCAGGTCATCAAGCCTTTTGCAGATTTTCCTGAAATTATTGAAAACACTCGAAAGTTGCTGGGTTCGTGCAGCATTGATTTTGAATTCAAAACATCCAAAAACAAACAGATTTTCACCGGCAGCCGCTACGATGACAAGGTGTTGCTCGAAAAGCTGGCGCTAGACGGAATGATTTACCGCTACGGGAAAAATGACAAAACCGCCCTGCAGCGGGTGCAACATGAGTTGGAGATCATTGACCGGCTTGGTTTTTCGTCGTATTTCCTGATGGCGTGGGACATCGTGCGCTATTCGATGGCGCGCGGGTTTTACCATGTTGGTCGCGGCAGCGGCGCCAACAGCGTGGTGGCCTACTGCCTCAAGATCACCGACGTTGACCCCATCGAACTCGACCTCTACTTCGAGCGGTTCATCAACCCGATGCGCACCAGTCCGCCCGACTTCGACATTGACTACTCATGGAAAGAACGCGACGAGGTGATTGACTACATTTTTAAGCGCTACGGACGCCGTCACACCGCGCTGATGGGGACAATTCCGACATTTAAAGACCGTTCGCCTCTACGGGAATTGGGCAAAGTGTACGGCCTCCCAAAATCCGAAATTGACGACCTAGTGGATTTTCCCGAAAAACGTCAAAACCGCGATAGCGTGACTTCACAGGTACTTAAGGTAGCTGCGCAGATGACCGACTTCCCAAATATCCGCAGCATTCACGCCGGCGGGGTATTGATTTCCGAGAAGCCCATCACCTGCTACACCGCCCTTGACCTCCCGCCAAAAGGATTCCCGACAACACAATGGGATATGTACGTGGCCGAAGACATTGGTTTTGAGAAGATGGACATCCTAAGCCAGCGTGGCATTGGGCACATAAAGGAATGTGCCGATATCATCAAATCCAACCGCGGCGAAGAGGTGGATGTCCACAATATTCCAAAATTTAAAAAGGATGCGCAGGTAAAGGCACAACTCAAACGCGCTGAAACCATCGGATGCTTCTATATCGAGAGTCCTGCCATGCGTGGCTTGCTTACCAAATTGCGGTGCGACAACTACCTTACGCTGGTGGCTGCCAGTTCCATCGTGAGGCCGGGTGTGGCGCGCTCGGGGATGATGCGGGAGTATATTCACCGTTTCCACCATCCGAACGACTTTGAATACATCCACCCGGTCATGGAAGAACAGTTGAAAGAGACCTTTGGCGTGATGGTTTACCAGGAGGATGTGCTGAAGGTTTGTCACCATTACGGTGGATTGAACCTGGCGGAGTCGGACGTGCTGCGGCGCGCCATGAGCGGTAAGGTACGCGGTAAGAAAGAGTTCCAGCAGATCGTCGACCGCTTTTTTGAAAAATCGCAACAACTCGGACGCGACGAGGCCATCACCAAAGAAGTATGGCGACAAGTGGAGTCATTCGCCGGATATGCCTTTTCCAAAGCCCATTCGGCCTCCTACGCCGTGGAAAGTTACCAGAGCCTTTACCTCAAAGCCCACTATCCGCTCGAATTCATGACAGCAGTGATTAACAACTTCGGGGGATATTACAAAACCTGGGTTTATTTTAATGAGGCCAAACGCTGTGGCGCCAAAATCGAACTGCCCTGCGTGAACCGCAGCGAGTACAAAACCACCATTTACGGCGACCAGATTTTTGTAGGATTTATTCACATCCAGAACCTCGAGAGTAAGCTTGGACTAAGGATCGTGGAAGAACGCCGCATCCACGGCATGTTTGCCGATCTCGAAGACTTTATCCAGCGCGTGCACCCCGGGCTGGACCAGCTTATTCTGCTTATCCGCACGGGAGCGCTGCGCTTCACCGGTATCAGCAAAAGTCGGCTGCTGTGGGATGCCCACCTCTTTTTTGGGAAAAGCAAACGCGACATCACCCAATCAGCGCTCTTTTTACCTCCAAAAAAGAATTTCACCCTGCCGCACCTCGAACACAGCGTGGTGGAAGACGCCTACGACGAAATTGAGCTGATTGGCTTTCCCGTTTCCATCAAATATTTCGACCTGCTCAAAACCCCTTTCCGAGGCGAGGTGATGGCCAGGGAGATGGCGGCCAACACCGGTAAAACAGTAAGGATGCTCGGCGAGCTGGTGACCCGCAAATTCACCAAAACGAAATCCGGACAGATCATGAACTTCGGTACTTTCATCGACGTGCAAGGGGAATTTTTTGACACGACCCATTTCCCCAAAACCCTCGATCAATGGCCATTTCGCGGGCATGGCGTTTATCTCCTTTTAGGAAAAATTGACGAAGAATTTGGCTTCCAGAGCATGATAGTGGAGAAAATGGCCAAGCTGCCGATTGTACCCGACCCGCGGAGCGGGTAA
- a CDS encoding TlpA family protein disulfide reductase: MKFASKFVLAFFIAFAFLFQTTQAQDITPSKKMYGKSFYHQKAPDFVVEKWLSDEPNTKGKFVMIDFWATWCGPCKRAIPQFNEWHNKYKDRMVVIGVSDEPEAKVLALKDPKKDYYSAIDTQKRMKNIYEVSGIPHVVIIDPKGIVRWQGFPFLSGFELTDAVIDEILEKYGK, translated from the coding sequence ATGAAATTCGCATCAAAATTTGTTTTAGCTTTTTTTATAGCATTCGCTTTTTTGTTTCAAACCACTCAGGCACAAGATATAACGCCTAGCAAGAAAATGTACGGGAAGTCTTTCTATCATCAGAAAGCCCCGGATTTTGTAGTTGAAAAATGGCTTTCGGACGAGCCAAATACAAAAGGAAAATTTGTGATGATTGACTTTTGGGCTACCTGGTGTGGTCCCTGCAAGCGTGCTATCCCCCAATTCAACGAATGGCACAACAAATACAAAGACCGGATGGTGGTCATTGGCGTTTCTGATGAGCCTGAAGCAAAAGTATTGGCATTGAAAGACCCAAAAAAAGACTATTACAGTGCCATTGACACTCAGAAGCGGATGAAAAATATTTACGAGGTTTCCGGGATTCCGCACGTCGTAATCATTGATCCAAAAGGTATTGTCAGATGGCAGGGCTTCCCATTCCTCTCTGGTTTCGAGCTGACAGATGCTGTGATTGATGAAATTTTGGAAAAATACGGAAAGTAG
- a CDS encoding ATP-binding cassette domain-containing protein, translating to MPTILQINGLSKHYGRIHAVDGFDLTVNKGEIHGLLGPNGSGKTTTLGVILDIVRPTAGSFRWFEQEPTAQIRRRLGATLEQPVFYPYLSAVNNLKVIARIKDIPFNDFERVLRIVDLYHRKDDKFRTYSLGMKQRLAIASVLIGKPEVLILDEPTNGLDPQGIFEIRNLIIRIGSEGMTIILASHLLDEVQKVCSHLAVMHQGKKLYSGSVEEVLSESTKVELASNHLEMLAVALKEYQGITSITLDNKLLICSVEPGVSPGDINEFLMEKGIVLTHLSKRRKSLEQHFFEILQQGK from the coding sequence TTGCCCACAATTCTTCAAATAAACGGTCTTTCAAAACATTACGGACGCATTCATGCCGTTGATGGTTTTGATCTTACGGTTAATAAAGGTGAAATTCATGGACTCCTTGGCCCAAATGGAAGCGGGAAAACTACCACCCTCGGAGTAATTCTCGACATCGTCAGGCCAACTGCAGGAAGTTTCCGGTGGTTTGAGCAGGAACCTACAGCACAAATCCGCAGGCGGCTGGGCGCCACACTTGAGCAGCCGGTTTTTTATCCCTACCTTTCGGCTGTAAACAATTTGAAGGTTATTGCCAGAATTAAAGATATTCCCTTCAACGATTTTGAAAGAGTACTCAGGATTGTTGACCTTTATCATCGCAAGGATGATAAGTTCAGAACCTACTCACTCGGGATGAAGCAGCGCCTGGCCATTGCTTCCGTATTAATCGGAAAGCCGGAAGTGCTGATACTGGATGAGCCTACCAATGGGCTTGATCCACAGGGCATTTTCGAAATCAGGAACCTTATTATTCGGATTGGGAGTGAGGGCATGACGATTATTTTGGCAAGCCATCTTCTGGATGAGGTGCAGAAAGTTTGTTCTCATCTTGCAGTAATGCATCAGGGTAAAAAACTCTATTCAGGCAGTGTTGAGGAAGTGCTGAGTGAATCCACAAAAGTTGAACTGGCCTCAAATCACCTCGAAATGCTTGCAGTTGCCCTAAAAGAGTATCAGGGTATTACTTCGATCACATTGGATAATAAATTGTTGATTTGCAGTGTTGAGCCAGGGGTTTCACCTGGTGATATTAACGAATTTCTGATGGAAAAAGGAATAGTACTGACTCACCTGAGCAAACGCCGTAAATCGCTGGAGCAGCATTTTTTTGAAATTTTACAACAGGGAAAATGA